One genomic window of Caldivirga maquilingensis IC-167 includes the following:
- a CDS encoding MFS transporter: MSAPSDIIRRFDEARLTMAHYRWTILAAMGDFLDSGAIVAGAVSTIYWISVFHLTSILLGIIAAFSPNAFAAFVGAIIAGPLGDRYGRKTIYMYDLLAYFIGAVIMAAAVNYVMLLIGYIIVGIAVGLDVPTSWSLIAEYAPRQRRGFLMAFTNVMWYIGPIVMLLLGIAFEPYGALTFRVVFGVLAAVAIITWVLRRGLIESPRWGLVTGKTNVVESALKQLGEQAPQANAQQQTQQAQYKYKWSDIFKYKKGLAFIIPIYIFWGVPAGTFGFFLPFFFKDIGFTTTTMAYVGQILWFITAIIGVVAVYMQLSDRLNRNVMYAVAAALCALSFALPIFLPFSILWVALFNVIGFGFGHGMWLWPQTRVWSTELFPTEVRNSAQGFAWSWMRFALGVWSLFVPTIISVIGYRAIAAVATSLFILNIIIGYLYGPRSQGKSLEEVLRDFYGGKIP; this comes from the coding sequence ATGTCAGCTCCATCTGATATAATAAGGAGGTTTGATGAAGCTAGGTTGACGATGGCTCACTATAGGTGGACTATATTGGCTGCAATGGGTGACTTCCTTGATTCTGGTGCTATTGTTGCTGGGGCTGTTTCAACAATATATTGGATCAGTGTGTTTCACTTAACATCAATACTACTTGGTATTATAGCTGCCTTCAGTCCCAATGCATTTGCAGCATTCGTTGGCGCCATTATTGCTGGTCCGCTTGGGGATAGGTATGGTAGGAAGACGATTTATATGTATGACCTATTAGCCTACTTCATTGGTGCTGTTATTATGGCTGCTGCCGTTAACTACGTAATGCTCCTCATTGGTTACATTATTGTTGGCATCGCGGTGGGGCTTGATGTACCCACATCCTGGTCCCTAATAGCTGAGTACGCACCAAGGCAGAGGAGGGGTTTCCTAATGGCATTCACCAACGTAATGTGGTACATTGGCCCAATAGTAATGCTACTCCTAGGCATAGCCTTCGAGCCTTATGGTGCATTAACCTTCAGGGTTGTTTTCGGTGTTTTAGCCGCTGTGGCAATAATAACTTGGGTGCTTAGAAGGGGGTTAATCGAGTCACCGAGGTGGGGGTTGGTTACAGGTAAGACTAATGTAGTGGAGTCAGCGTTAAAGCAGCTTGGTGAACAAGCCCCACAGGCTAATGCTCAACAGCAGACTCAGCAAGCTCAATATAAGTATAAGTGGAGTGACATATTTAAGTATAAGAAGGGGTTAGCCTTCATAATACCAATATATATTTTCTGGGGTGTGCCAGCAGGTACCTTCGGCTTCTTCCTACCGTTCTTCTTCAAGGATATTGGCTTCACTACAACTACAATGGCCTATGTAGGCCAAATATTATGGTTCATAACTGCAATAATAGGTGTTGTTGCAGTCTACATGCAGTTATCCGATAGGTTGAATAGGAATGTCATGTATGCTGTCGCTGCAGCATTATGCGCATTATCCTTCGCACTACCAATATTCCTACCCTTCAGCATACTCTGGGTAGCATTATTCAATGTTATTGGCTTCGGCTTTGGGCACGGTATGTGGCTTTGGCCGCAGACTAGGGTTTGGTCCACTGAATTATTCCCCACTGAGGTTAGGAATAGTGCCCAGGGATTCGCATGGTCATGGATGAGGTTCGCCTTAGGCGTATGGAGCCTATTTGTACCAACCATAATAAGTGTAATAGGTTATAGGGCAATTGCCGCAGTGGCTACATCACTCTTCATACTCAATATTATAATAGGTTACCTATATGGCCCAAGATCACAGGGTAAGAGCCTTGAGGAGGTTTTAAGAGACTTCTACGGCGGTAAAATACCTTAA
- a CDS encoding DUF2139 domain-containing protein, with product MVNLLLRGFIDHDEVALGHNQFRSLYLGFHPQSGALIVHDGHVAKVYSNGKLVYGYERLGRPPRVGGDTHAALTWSRDLLFFGGWVKTPPGMLEVKGAERLLRYQDMRNKYSHIHSIDENDRVEVLWARKWDDNIPPNHWYGEVTDLLYDEHDNSIYFTRADGHAELGLWRIGLSTRVAEYLVKGRSIYKMELKDDKIYATVYNPVHYENSAIVVYNTSSGEGRIIESFNFALEPGRSIQIKREGGQVVQVQNRLIAFYGGALIYIDPVKDTYTLYPFLEVKSPESERPSYVPGLRSQKVYIMGTPILPVNPAEGLREISARTTFGMLLRVDTPVPQILSSVGSIFGLTHDGNYLYVGATYANHTDIYTYRSGNGGLFSIPVKELFTKPWTPVRIMMHDGPYSPESCIAGWFGGIPLKGFTGKVLRIHVPRQVKLRVVEYTLLGRLIEDSIQLNSGWNRVDLSNYYDIVAFKFDENVENVLAEVALEP from the coding sequence ATGGTTAATTTACTTCTAAGGGGTTTCATAGATCATGATGAGGTTGCCCTGGGGCATAATCAATTCAGGTCACTTTACCTAGGCTTTCACCCGCAGTCTGGGGCATTAATCGTCCATGATGGGCATGTGGCTAAGGTCTACTCCAATGGTAAACTGGTGTACGGTTATGAGAGGCTTGGTAGGCCACCGAGGGTTGGTGGGGATACGCATGCCGCCTTAACATGGTCCAGGGATTTACTATTCTTCGGTGGTTGGGTTAAGACACCGCCAGGGATGCTTGAGGTTAAGGGTGCTGAGAGGCTTCTTAGGTATCAGGACATGAGGAATAAGTATAGTCACATTCACTCAATTGATGAGAATGATAGGGTTGAGGTCCTGTGGGCTAGGAAGTGGGATGACAATATCCCGCCTAATCACTGGTACGGTGAAGTCACTGACCTACTTTATGATGAGCATGATAACTCAATATACTTCACCAGGGCTGATGGTCATGCTGAATTAGGCTTATGGAGGATTGGCTTATCCACAAGGGTCGCCGAGTACCTGGTTAAGGGGAGGAGTATTTATAAGATGGAGCTTAAGGATGATAAGATATACGCAACAGTCTATAACCCAGTTCACTACGAGAATTCAGCAATAGTAGTCTACAATACTTCAAGCGGCGAGGGGAGGATTATTGAATCATTCAACTTCGCCCTGGAGCCTGGTAGGAGTATTCAGATTAAGCGTGAGGGTGGGCAGGTGGTTCAGGTTCAGAATAGGTTAATAGCCTTCTACGGTGGTGCATTAATATACATTGACCCTGTTAAGGACACGTACACGCTCTACCCATTCCTAGAGGTTAAGAGTCCTGAATCAGAGAGGCCGAGCTACGTGCCTGGTTTAAGGTCGCAGAAGGTCTACATAATGGGTACCCCAATACTACCAGTTAACCCAGCTGAGGGTCTTAGGGAGATTTCAGCCAGGACAACATTCGGTATGCTACTTAGAGTAGATACACCGGTTCCCCAGATACTCTCATCAGTAGGCTCAATATTCGGATTAACCCATGATGGCAATTACCTATACGTGGGCGCCACGTACGCCAACCACACGGACATATACACGTACAGGTCCGGTAACGGTGGATTATTCTCAATACCGGTTAAGGAATTATTCACTAAACCATGGACACCAGTGAGAATAATGATGCATGATGGCCCGTATTCACCGGAATCCTGCATAGCGGGGTGGTTTGGTGGAATACCGTTAAAGGGCTTCACAGGGAAGGTGCTTAGGATTCACGTCCCAAGGCAGGTTAAGTTGAGGGTGGTTGAGTACACATTATTAGGTAGACTCATTGAGGATTCAATCCAGTTAAACAGTGGGTGGAATAGGGTTGATTTAAGCAACTACTATGACATAGTTGCATTCAAGTTCGATGAAAACGTAGAGAACGTACTAGCTGAAGTCGCCTTAGAACCCTAA
- a CDS encoding GH12 family glycosyl hydrolase domain-containing protein produces MGKTMLKLIPLVNGNYKLIQWEPLGGVHGADIECIHVTPNVWNIDKSSVGTVQIEYEPQVGCLRFSIDFPRISIRHNVGVAAYSEVIYGHKPWGPTTCMDPQFKFPIKVNESKGLYSYVNYNVKSRSPDDSIFNIAYDLWLTTSPNLTNGPQPGDVEVMIWLYYHGQRPAGRLIGELRMPITLGDSEAARDFEVWVADTGIGIGEWAVVTFRIKDPIKGGLIGVNLINYIESAFKTLEELNPVKWRYGDLLNKYLNGIEFGSEFGNVSSGMIKLNWELCGLSLVKDSS; encoded by the coding sequence ATGGGTAAGACCATGTTGAAACTAATACCCCTGGTTAATGGTAATTACAAGCTAATACAATGGGAGCCATTAGGTGGAGTACATGGTGCTGATATTGAGTGTATTCACGTGACTCCCAATGTATGGAATATTGATAAATCATCCGTGGGTACGGTGCAGATTGAGTATGAGCCACAGGTTGGTTGCTTGAGATTCAGTATTGACTTCCCTAGGATAAGCATAAGGCATAATGTAGGTGTTGCAGCGTATTCCGAGGTCATTTATGGTCATAAACCATGGGGTCCAACAACATGCATGGATCCTCAATTCAAATTCCCAATCAAGGTTAATGAATCCAAGGGACTTTACTCATACGTTAACTACAATGTTAAATCCCGCTCACCGGACGACTCCATATTCAACATAGCCTACGACCTTTGGTTAACCACAAGCCCTAACTTAACCAATGGACCCCAGCCTGGTGACGTGGAGGTTATGATTTGGTTATACTACCATGGCCAGAGACCTGCCGGTAGGCTTATTGGGGAGTTGAGAATGCCCATTACCCTAGGGGACAGTGAGGCTGCTAGGGATTTTGAAGTATGGGTTGCGGATACGGGTATTGGTATTGGGGAATGGGCAGTGGTCACCTTTAGGATTAAGGACCCAATCAAAGGAGGCTTAATTGGCGTTAATTTAATTAATTACATTGAATCAGCCTTCAAGACCCTTGAGGAGCTTAACCCAGTGAAGTGGAGGTATGGGGATTTACTGAACAAGTACCTGAATGGTATTGAATTCGGTTCGGAATTCGGCAATGTATCCTCAGGCATGATTAAGCTTAACTGGGAGTTATGTGGTTTAAGCCTGGTGAAGGATTCATCCTAG
- the add gene encoding adenosine deaminase — protein sequence MGIVDFLRVMPKAELHVHIEGTLEPEMIMSKAEENGVKIPYRSVGGIRNAYRFNDLQSFLNIYYSGMSVLVDRDDFRDLALAYFKRAHQDGVRRAEVFFDPQAHLRRGVNLSDVILGLHDAAAWAMENLRMSIDYIMCLLRDLPEDDGISVLQEALKYRGGVGDGWIIGICLDSKEYGNPPSKFRNAYRIAVDNGLIPVAHAGEEAPAEYVWEAINVLNARRIDHGYHAFEDESLIKLIAEKGIPVNMCPLTTLRIKYFNSILDVPVKRALDAGIAVTINSDDPAYFGGYILDNYIAVYEGQGLRLIDMVKLAENSIRASFLKDSDKDRLLRELVNLTSINSLDSLMG from the coding sequence ATGGGTATTGTTGATTTCCTCAGGGTAATGCCGAAGGCTGAGCTTCATGTTCACATTGAGGGTACACTGGAGCCTGAAATGATCATGAGTAAGGCTGAGGAGAATGGGGTGAAGATACCGTATCGAAGCGTGGGTGGAATTAGGAATGCGTACAGGTTCAATGATCTTCAAAGCTTCTTAAACATATACTACAGTGGTATGAGCGTGTTGGTTGATAGGGATGACTTCAGGGATCTTGCGTTGGCGTACTTCAAGAGGGCTCACCAGGATGGGGTTAGGAGGGCTGAGGTATTCTTTGATCCACAGGCCCACTTGAGGAGGGGTGTTAACCTAAGTGATGTTATCCTAGGTCTTCACGACGCCGCAGCATGGGCCATGGAGAATCTTAGAATGTCCATTGACTACATAATGTGCCTACTAAGGGATCTACCTGAGGATGATGGTATTAGTGTGCTTCAGGAAGCTTTGAAGTATAGGGGTGGGGTTGGTGATGGGTGGATCATTGGTATTTGCCTAGACTCTAAGGAGTACGGTAATCCACCATCCAAGTTCAGGAATGCCTATAGGATTGCTGTGGATAATGGCCTAATACCAGTGGCCCATGCTGGTGAGGAGGCCCCAGCTGAGTATGTTTGGGAAGCCATCAATGTGCTTAATGCTAGGAGGATTGACCACGGTTACCATGCCTTTGAGGATGAATCACTGATTAAGCTTATTGCGGAGAAGGGCATACCAGTGAATATGTGTCCATTAACCACCCTTAGGATTAAGTACTTCAACAGCATATTAGATGTACCGGTGAAGAGGGCGCTGGATGCAGGCATAGCGGTGACGATTAATTCAGATGACCCAGCGTACTTCGGTGGTTACATACTTGATAATTACATCGCTGTGTATGAAGGGCAGGGCTTAAGGCTCATTGACATGGTTAAGCTGGCTGAAAACTCAATAAGGGCATCATTCCTCAAAGACAGTGATAAGGATAGGTTGCTTAGGGAATTGGTTAACTTAACGTCAATTAATAGTTTAGACAGTCTCATGGGTTAA
- a CDS encoding IMP dehydrogenase produces MFREKIPIKGLAVTFNDVVLLPGKATLDPISIDTSTKVSRSVSINIPLVSSPMDTVTEDALAIALARLGGVGVIHRNMTINDEVNAVKAVKDASPYPVIPFSLNPLMSSEEAMAELRRLNLDTLPIVDEGRVIGYIRRSRLLTGGRLIELAEKPVMAPVGSSGDELVKIMRENGTDTVALVDKDNVFIGIASYYDLNYKPPFKPATDGEGRLIVGAAVSPFDVERAVKVSKYADFLVVDVAHVDNENALTALAKLVKETPVDVIVGNLGTYDGAVDAITRVDPIGGFRVGIASGSICSTGVVTGVAAPTLWAVAQVADAALDYGLGSTPIIADGGIREPGDVVKAMAAGAWAAMMGRVFAQATESPSPIIRVGNRLYKYYRGMASEGARARRFAMDRYAPKVKNIEEGVEGLVPYRGDLANIVREFVGGIQAALGYIGASNTAEARVKGRFMIVTESGRGEVEPHDLVLNI; encoded by the coding sequence ATGTTTAGGGAGAAGATTCCTATCAAGGGATTAGCGGTAACATTTAATGACGTAGTTCTATTGCCAGGTAAGGCTACCCTGGATCCAATAAGCATTGATACATCGACCAAGGTGTCTAGAAGTGTTTCAATAAACATACCATTGGTTTCATCACCAATGGATACTGTGACGGAGGATGCATTAGCCATAGCCCTAGCCAGGCTGGGTGGTGTAGGTGTTATTCACAGGAACATGACTATTAACGATGAGGTTAACGCCGTTAAGGCTGTTAAGGATGCTTCACCATACCCAGTAATCCCATTTTCACTGAATCCATTAATGAGCAGTGAGGAGGCTATGGCTGAGTTAAGGAGGCTTAACCTCGATACCCTACCCATTGTTGACGAGGGTAGGGTGATTGGGTATATTAGGAGGTCCAGGTTATTGACTGGTGGTAGGTTGATTGAGCTAGCTGAGAAGCCAGTAATGGCTCCAGTGGGGTCTAGTGGTGATGAGTTGGTTAAAATAATGAGGGAGAATGGTACGGATACCGTGGCCTTAGTGGATAAGGATAATGTATTCATCGGCATCGCCTCATACTATGACTTAAACTATAAACCACCCTTTAAACCAGCCACTGATGGTGAGGGGAGGCTTATTGTTGGTGCCGCAGTATCCCCATTTGATGTGGAGAGGGCGGTTAAAGTAAGCAAATACGCAGACTTCCTGGTCGTAGACGTGGCCCATGTGGATAATGAAAATGCCTTAACCGCATTAGCTAAGTTGGTTAAGGAAACCCCAGTGGACGTGATTGTGGGTAACCTAGGCACCTATGATGGCGCCGTTGATGCAATAACCAGGGTTGACCCAATTGGTGGATTCAGGGTTGGAATAGCCAGTGGTTCAATATGCAGTACAGGGGTTGTTACCGGTGTCGCTGCACCAACATTATGGGCTGTTGCCCAAGTGGCTGATGCGGCACTTGATTATGGTTTAGGCAGTACACCGATTATAGCTGATGGGGGTATTAGGGAGCCTGGTGATGTGGTTAAGGCCATGGCTGCTGGGGCATGGGCCGCAATGATGGGTAGGGTGTTTGCGCAGGCCACGGAGTCCCCGAGCCCAATAATAAGGGTTGGTAATAGGCTGTACAAGTACTATAGGGGCATGGCCAGTGAGGGTGCTAGGGCAAGGAGGTTCGCCATGGATAGGTACGCACCCAAGGTTAAGAATATTGAGGAGGGTGTTGAAGGCCTAGTACCCTATAGGGGTGACTTAGCCAACATAGTGAGGGAGTTCGTGGGTGGGATCCAGGCAGCCTTAGGCTACATTGGTGCATCTAATACCGCTGAGGCAAGGGTTAAGGGCAGGTTCATGATTGTGACCGAGTCAGGTAGGGGTGAGGTTGAGCCGCATGACCTTGTCTTAAACATATAG
- a CDS encoding FAD-dependent thymidylate synthase, with translation MQLIKPSVQLIRTWGSETDIAEMPNILYRHGNKMALERRINLLLKYGHHNVLEFLGAQWLIECSRACTHELVRHRLASYWQESTRFVDYSRPGNLRFIIPPSLINKLTPILEGLIKTYSELLNSTDIDYARLILPNALAQRIWVSMNMREFLINFLPLRTGLGAYSELRLIAWLMFNSILDKFPITAKWTWDNLPRLHPDYNIGYAKRMVNPNYIEELRKKYGSSDPRYISVYSAFEEWGIQIPNELRRLMSE, from the coding sequence ATGCAGTTGATTAAGCCTTCAGTTCAATTAATTAGAACATGGGGTAGTGAAACCGATATTGCTGAAATGCCCAATATCCTGTATAGGCATGGTAATAAAATGGCCCTTGAGAGGAGGATTAACCTCCTCCTGAAGTATGGGCATCATAATGTGCTTGAGTTCCTTGGCGCCCAGTGGCTTATTGAGTGTTCTAGGGCTTGTACACATGAGCTTGTTAGGCATAGGTTAGCGTCGTACTGGCAGGAATCCACCAGGTTCGTGGATTACTCACGGCCAGGTAACTTAAGGTTCATAATTCCACCAAGCCTCATTAATAAACTCACCCCAATCCTGGAGGGCTTAATTAAGACGTATAGTGAATTACTAAACAGTACTGATATTGATTACGCCAGGTTAATACTACCCAATGCACTAGCCCAGAGGATTTGGGTTAGCATGAATATGCGTGAATTCCTCATAAACTTCCTACCCCTCAGGACTGGCCTAGGAGCATACAGTGAACTACGCCTAATAGCCTGGCTCATGTTCAACAGCATACTGGATAAATTCCCAATCACCGCCAAGTGGACTTGGGATAACTTACCCAGACTCCACCCAGACTATAACATCGGCTACGCTAAAAGAATGGTGAATCCCAATTACATTGAGGAATTGAGGAAGAAATACGGCTCCAGCGATCCAAGGTATATAAGCGTATATTCAGCCTTTGAAGAATGGGGTATTCAGATTCCAAATGAACTAAGAAGATTAATGAGCGAGTAA
- a CDS encoding glycoside hydrolase family 15 protein, whose amino-acid sequence MRLSGIVVVMVVLVVLIIGLGVVLTHVKSHGAVAGGLNLGNCTFPSIINPTLPYNTPPSASYLLLSNWVNMSALISTGFPIFGLSQSGGLVTMPTSLRWLLIKGIGLVNVSLYVENLGSIRNAYLTLNNSIVIKGTNGWVEFTMPPYTNAVLITQNSTVPLSYVIEAIGNYSYGPIKDGVVIIGEPNITVYSPGSSFSVSVMYKSIQVTVKASGFSYIELMINNHPDPPQYLLSINNEEVESWLMKSRKPNLSGCLLNEYYLSLLLIKDSQSPITGGFAASPEPIYLYTWVRDSSFAAMALQESGHYNSAAEYWLWMAKAQNNSGAWFTRYSFFNGNPDYGYGIPEYDSVGLFQIGVYQYYELTHNESFINEVIPAVNKSLNWEYRVINNTGLIPQDLSIWEDLYAYNFWTQGVDLDGLVASYRLYSELGYDASWILAMINELNNTIQHDFYLDGCYVRALEPSEVYYQGKTQITLVPTSVIYDSSVILPIDLGLLNPSSSRAVNAVDCVISNLWNSKVGGLARYTGDIYHYAAYLYDSSGEEPPWVITTLFLALYYEELGNYTASLNLMNWAINHTEYGLLPEAIDPNYGNPLPSTSPLVWSAAMYVITALNYNQTNVNHG is encoded by the coding sequence ATGAGGTTAAGCGGCATAGTTGTAGTAATGGTAGTATTGGTGGTATTAATAATTGGTTTAGGCGTTGTGTTAACTCACGTTAAGAGTCATGGCGCTGTGGCAGGTGGTTTAAACCTAGGTAACTGCACCTTCCCCAGTATAATTAACCCAACGCTTCCATATAATACACCACCCTCAGCCTCATATCTACTACTCAGTAATTGGGTTAACATGAGTGCCTTAATATCCACTGGGTTCCCTATTTTCGGATTAAGTCAAAGCGGTGGGTTGGTTACAATGCCAACATCATTGAGGTGGCTTTTAATTAAGGGGATTGGGCTAGTTAACGTAAGCCTATACGTTGAGAACCTGGGTAGTATTCGCAACGCCTACCTCACGTTAAATAACTCTATTGTTATAAAGGGTACTAATGGGTGGGTTGAATTCACCATGCCCCCATACACTAACGCTGTTTTAATTACTCAAAATTCAACGGTGCCGTTGAGTTACGTTATTGAGGCTATAGGTAATTATAGTTATGGGCCAATTAAGGATGGTGTGGTTATTATTGGTGAACCAAACATAACCGTTTACTCACCTGGCTCCTCATTCAGTGTCAGCGTAATGTATAAGTCGATTCAAGTCACAGTGAAGGCTAGTGGATTCAGTTACATTGAGTTAATGATTAATAATCACCCTGATCCTCCCCAGTACTTACTTAGTATTAATAATGAGGAGGTTGAGTCATGGCTCATGAAGTCAAGGAAACCGAACCTAAGTGGTTGCCTACTTAATGAATACTACTTAAGCCTACTCCTGATTAAGGATTCCCAAAGCCCAATAACCGGTGGCTTCGCTGCATCGCCTGAACCAATTTACCTATACACCTGGGTTAGGGACTCCTCCTTCGCCGCCATGGCTCTTCAGGAGTCAGGACATTATAATTCAGCAGCGGAGTACTGGCTTTGGATGGCTAAGGCTCAGAATAATTCAGGGGCTTGGTTCACTAGGTATAGTTTCTTTAACGGGAACCCTGACTACGGGTACGGTATACCTGAATACGATAGTGTCGGGTTGTTTCAAATAGGGGTTTACCAGTACTACGAGTTGACTCATAATGAATCCTTCATAAATGAGGTAATCCCTGCGGTGAATAAGTCACTGAACTGGGAGTATAGGGTGATTAATAATACTGGACTCATACCCCAGGACTTAAGCATATGGGAGGACCTATACGCCTACAATTTCTGGACCCAGGGAGTGGACTTGGATGGGTTAGTGGCGTCGTATAGACTCTACAGTGAGTTAGGGTATGATGCATCATGGATACTGGCTATGATTAATGAATTGAATAATACGATTCAACACGATTTTTACCTTGATGGATGCTACGTTAGGGCACTGGAGCCGAGTGAGGTTTACTACCAGGGTAAGACTCAGATTACTTTAGTACCAACCAGTGTAATCTATGATTCATCAGTAATACTTCCCATTGACCTCGGGTTACTAAACCCCTCAAGCAGTAGGGCGGTTAATGCCGTTGACTGCGTTATTAGTAATTTATGGAATAGTAAGGTGGGTGGTTTAGCTAGGTATACTGGTGATATTTACCATTACGCAGCCTACCTCTACGACAGTAGCGGAGAGGAGCCACCCTGGGTTATAACCACTCTCTTCCTAGCCCTATACTATGAGGAGTTGGGGAATTACACAGCATCCTTAAATTTAATGAATTGGGCAATCAACCACACTGAATACGGTCTACTACCTGAGGCCATTGACCCCAATTACGGTAACCCACTTCCATCAACGTCCCCATTAGTTTGGTCGGCCGCAATGTACGTTATAACGGCGCTTAATTATAATCAAACCAACGTAAACCACGGCTAA
- the malA gene encoding alpha-glucosidase MalA gives MRIIIEENESAFRILINEPRPIVNFEYKAERIINEYEGLSHEIRLLDHLIRIREEGGRLIVSKDLDLREHVLGLGEKAFELDRRRIRVRMWNLDASAPAPYNWYSDPLYASIPFLISVRNGEAVGLFVNSPAELIIDTGLTKYDEVTVLIPHNDVELYLIKGPSIERVIENYTSITGKPLDPPDWALDYQISRCCGYEPQDMVIRIIDEYDKFSAKPAAVYLDLQYMDSSKTFTWDRVKFPNPRQLTENLHDRGVRLVTIIDHWVKLDQNYEVFISGLGKYCETPNGELYTGRGWPGTVVFPDFFNKEAREWWASLIERWVREYGVDGIWLDMNEPTDYVKEREWSIDRGTLHRLDDGRRIRHELARNAYPYFQAMATYEGLKRAGHDKPFILSRAGYAGIQKYAFLWSADNTPSQDDVLLQLQLMESMSLSGVPFFGCDIGGFIGRGDSRRYRPYSDQGELLVKYYRAALFFPLFRVHTSSNPDREPYMLRSDYANAVKRVIELRRSLMPYLLALASEAHETGHPLIRPLVYHFQDDEDAYHIIDEYMVGSSLLYAPQIYGESRRVYLPKGNWTDWWSCEEYKGPVWIESSREFPLFIRENSIIPATHDLRIYGNGSIRLRDGRVIERNESVLRAPGYSKAIVYGNGKCSEIKLT, from the coding sequence ATGAGGATTATTATTGAGGAGAATGAGTCAGCATTCAGAATATTAATTAATGAACCAAGACCCATAGTTAACTTTGAATATAAGGCTGAGAGAATTATTAATGAATATGAGGGGTTAAGTCATGAGATTAGGCTTCTCGACCACTTAATAAGGATTAGAGAGGAGGGTGGTAGGTTAATTGTAAGTAAGGACCTTGACCTCAGGGAGCATGTACTCGGGCTTGGTGAGAAGGCCTTTGAACTTGATAGGAGGAGGATTAGGGTTAGGATGTGGAATCTTGACGCCTCAGCCCCAGCCCCATATAACTGGTACAGTGACCCACTCTACGCATCAATACCATTCCTCATAAGTGTTAGGAATGGTGAAGCCGTAGGCCTCTTCGTAAATTCACCAGCGGAGTTAATAATTGATACTGGCTTAACTAAGTATGATGAGGTTACCGTACTCATTCCCCATAATGATGTTGAATTATACTTAATTAAGGGACCCAGTATAGAGAGGGTTATTGAGAACTACACCAGCATAACAGGTAAGCCCCTTGACCCACCTGACTGGGCCCTTGACTACCAAATATCAAGATGCTGCGGCTACGAGCCCCAGGACATGGTTATTAGGATTATTGATGAGTACGATAAATTCAGTGCTAAACCAGCCGCAGTATACCTTGACCTACAGTACATGGATTCCAGTAAAACATTCACGTGGGATAGAGTTAAGTTCCCTAATCCAAGGCAATTAACAGAGAATCTTCACGATAGGGGTGTTAGGCTAGTTACTATTATTGATCACTGGGTTAAGCTTGATCAGAATTATGAAGTATTCATAAGTGGCCTAGGGAAATACTGCGAAACACCCAATGGTGAATTATACACCGGTAGAGGATGGCCTGGTACCGTTGTTTTCCCAGACTTCTTTAATAAGGAGGCTAGGGAGTGGTGGGCTAGCCTCATTGAGCGTTGGGTTAGGGAGTATGGTGTTGATGGTATTTGGCTAGACATGAATGAACCAACAGACTACGTTAAGGAGAGGGAGTGGTCTATTGATAGGGGTACGTTACATAGGCTTGATGATGGTAGGAGGATTAGGCATGAGTTAGCTAGGAATGCGTACCCATACTTCCAAGCAATGGCAACGTACGAAGGCCTTAAGAGGGCTGGGCACGATAAACCATTCATATTATCCAGGGCCGGCTACGCAGGTATTCAGAAGTACGCCTTCCTCTGGTCAGCCGACAACACTCCATCGCAGGATGACGTGTTACTTCAACTGCAGTTAATGGAATCAATGAGCCTATCAGGTGTACCATTCTTCGGATGCGATATAGGTGGATTCATAGGTAGGGGTGATTCAAGAAGGTATAGGCCTTATTCAGATCAAGGCGAATTACTTGTGAAGTATTATAGGGCTGCCTTATTCTTCCCACTCTTCAGGGTTCATACAAGCAGTAATCCAGATAGGGAACCTTACATGCTTAGGAGTGATTACGCTAATGCAGTTAAGAGGGTTATTGAGTTAAGGAGGAGCCTTATGCCATATCTACTAGCCCTAGCCAGTGAGGCTCATGAGACTGGGCACCCATTAATTAGACCATTAGTATACCATTTCCAGGATGATGAAGACGCATACCACATTATTGATGAATACATGGTTGGCAGCAGCTTACTCTATGCGCCTCAGATATATGGTGAATCAAGGAGGGTTTACCTACCTAAGGGTAATTGGACTGATTGGTGGAGTTGCGAGGAGTATAAGGGGCCGGTGTGGATTGAGAGTAGTAGGGAATTCCCATTATTCATTAGGGAGAATTCAATAATACCCGCTACTCATGATTTAAGAATCTACGGTAATGGAAGCATTAGGCTACGTGACGGGAGGGTAATTGAGCGTAATGAATCAGTACTGAGGGCTCCAGGGTATAGTAAGGCAATAGTATACGGTAATGGTAAGTGCAGTGAGATTAAGCTTACTTAA